In the genome of Ananas comosus cultivar F153 linkage group 11, ASM154086v1, whole genome shotgun sequence, one region contains:
- the LOC109717554 gene encoding UPF0481 protein At3g47200-like: MADGESVRDDYVDIDEVEASMTRELKYYWSLGEILCSGSEFCLIYKVPEHIREADRSAYEPIILSVGPYHRRTPSLQAADKEKWNCLDYILKLNRGRRLLDYLQAVKEVEQQARNCYSEEVRMGRQQFLQMLLLDGCFVLVSLHGTTGIAPPAPQQQQQQGGEFAADENEQTGQWYTNYVMHDLLLLENQIPFFVVRRIYDVLAGKDAGAAAPAEGIVGYIEDVLSYYPRAIRRPDRPTEFHHLLHLCHMYFRPSPRPEHDECDRGSSAYFRRFLSFGRRYFRLCRRDDGSGEKSDCDGQQMDLLQASQQRWRRAAQYYEAGVEFRRKEFDAAEPHSLLDVEFRDGVVEVPCLPIDENTGSLFRNFVALEQTCPRFGNDFTTYVIFMSQLISTPEDVALLAQRGVVVHQLRSDKEVSTLFTKLSRDVVFDFNREHYLKRIHRAVEAHYASRLNRWMSWLRQNHFSNPWLGLAALAATVVLFCTAVQTLTAVFSYVNPPTDNSSEPAS, translated from the coding sequence ATGGCCGACGGCGAGAGTGTGAGAGACGACTACGTGGACATCGACGAGGTGGAGGCGTCGATGACGCGGGAACTGAAGTATTACTGGTCGCTGGGCGAGATCCTGTGCAGCGGAAGCGAATTCTGCCTCATCTACAAAGTCCCGGAGCACATCCGGGAGGCCGACCGAAGCGCCTACGAGCCGATCATCCTGTCCGTCGGCCCCTACCACCGCAGGACTCCGTCCCTGCAGGCCGCCGACAAGGAGAAGTGGAACTGTCTGGACTACATCCTGAAGCTGAACCGCGGAAGGCGGCTGCTGGACTACCTGCAGGCAGTTAAAGAAGTCGAGCAGCAGGCTCGGAACTGCTACTCTGAGGAGGTCAGGATGGGCAGGCAGCAGTTCCTGCAGATGCTGCTGCTCGACGGCTGCTTCGTGCTCGTCTCCCTGCATGGGACGACCGGCATCGCACCGCCCGctccgcagcagcagcagcagcagggcgGCGAATTCGCCGCCGACGAGAACGAGCAGACCGGGCAGTGGTACACGAACTATGTCATGCATGACCTGCTCCTGCTGGAGAACCAAATCCCCTTCTTTGTCGTCCGGCGGATCTACGACGTGCTCGCGGGGAAGGACGCGGGAGCGGCGGCGCCTGCGGAGGGGATCGTCGGATACATCGAAGACGTGCTGAGCTACTACCCGAGGGCGATTCGCAGGCCCGATCGGCCGACGGAGTTCCACCATTTGCTGCACTTGTGTCACATGTATTTCCGGCCGAGCCCGAGGCCGGAGCACGACGAATGCGACCGCGGCAGCTCCGCGTACTTCCGCCGGTTTCTGAGTTTCGGCCGCAGATACTTCCGGCTCTGCCGTCGGGACGACGGGAGCGGCGAAAAGTCGGACTGCGATGGCCAGCAGATGGACTTGTTGCAGGCCAGCCAGCAGCGGTGGCGGCGGGCAGCGCAGTACTACGAGGCGGGGGTCGAATTCAGGCGGAAGGAGTTCGACGCGGCGGAACCGCACTCACTGCTGGACGTCGAGTTCCGCGACGGCGTCGTGGAGGTGCCCTGCCTGCCGATCGACGAGAACACGGGGTCGCTGTTCCGGAACTTCGTCGCGCTGGAGCAGACGTGCCCGCGGTTCGGGAACGACTTCACGACGTACGTGATCTTCATGTCGCAGCTGATCAGCACGCCCGAGGACGTCGCGCTGCTCGCGCAGCGCGGCGTCGTCGTGCACCAGCTGCGCAGCGACAAGGAGGTGTCGACGCTCTTCACGAAGCTCAGCAGGGACGTCGTCTTCGACTTCAACCGCGAGCACTACCTGAAGCGGATACACCGCGCGGTGGAGGCGCATTACGCGAGCCGCCTCAACCGGTGGATGTCGTGGCTGCGGCAGAACCACTTCAGCAATCCGTGGTTAGGATTGGCGGCGTTGGCGGCGACTGTCGTGCTTTTCTGCACCGCGGTGCAGACGCTGACGGCAGTCTTCTCGTACGTAAATCCGCCGACGGACAATTCCTCCGAACCGGCAAGCTGA